Genomic window (Polaromonas sp. JS666):
GATCCTCCTGCAGCACGCTGCGCACTGTCTTGTTGATGGCGCGGTTGGAGGCGAGGTCGTGACCCAGCGGCTTTTCAAGCACCACGCGGGTCTGCGGACCATTCAGACCTGCGGCCGCCATCTGCTCGCACACCGTGGTGAACAGGCTGGGGGCGGTCGCCACATACATCACCACCACCTCGGCCGGCCGTTGCTGCAGCTTGGCTGCAAGGCTTGCATAGTCGGCCGGGTTGGATAAATCCATGCGCAGGTAGCTGAGCAGGGCCGCAAAACGCGAAAACTCCTCCTCGCTGGGTCGCTTGGCCAGTTCCACCTGGTCGAAGCGGCTCTTGATCAGGGCACGGTACTGGTCGTCGGACAGGGCGTCACGTGCCACACCCACAATGCGACCCCCCGGGGGGAGTGAGCCGTGCCGGAAGGCCTGGAACAGCGCGGGCATGATTTTTCGCCACACCAGATCGCCGGTGCCGCCAAACAGGATGAGATCAAAACTCATGAAAAAACCTTGTCGAGGTGATTAATCGGAAGTTGCCGGAAAGCTGCCAGAGCTGCTTTGTAATTTAGTTTCACATTAATTTGGCATAATGGTAACTCAAACGGGCTGTCTTCTGACAGCGCTTTTTATCCCTGCCACCTACACTTTTGGCCATGAATCAGCTCGAATCCCTCAAACAATTCACCACCGTGGTCGCCGACACCGGTGACTTCAGGCAACTGGGCCAGTTCAAGCCGCAGGACGCGACCACCAACCCGTCGCTCATCCTCAAGGCGGTGCAAAAGGCCGACTACCAGCCCCTGCTGAAAGAGACGGTGGCCCGGTTCAAGGGCCGGGCGCTGGATGAAGTCATGGACCGGCTGCTGGTGCGCTTTGGCTGCGAAATCCTCTCCATCATTCCCGGACGCGTGTCCACGGAAGTCGATGCCCGCCTGAGCTTTGATGCCAACGCCAGCTATACGCGCGGCGAGCGCATCGTCGAGCTGTACCAGGCCGAAGGCATTCACATTGACCGCGTGCTGATCAAGGTGGCCGCCACCTGGGAGGGCATCCAGGCGGCAGAGCGGCTGGAGCGGCGCGGCATCCATACCAACCTGACGCTGCTGTTTTCGTTCTGCCAGGCGGTGGCCTGCGGCCAGGCCAGGGTGCAGCTGATTTCGCCCTTTGTGGGCCGCATTTACGACTGGTACAAGAAGTCGGCCGGCGCCGCGTGGGACGAAGCCGCCAATGCTGGCGCCAACGACCCCGGCGTGAAGTCGGTACGCCAGATCTACAACCATTACAAGCACTTCGGCATTGCCACCGAGGTCATGGGTGCGAGCTTTCGCAATGCAGGCCAGATCACCGCGCTGGCGGGCTGCGACCTGCTGACCATCAGCCCAGAACTGCTGGCGCAGCTGGCCGCGTCCGAAGCGCCGCTGGCCCGCTCGCTGGACGCCGGGGCTGCCAGGTCGCTCGACTTGCCCGCCGTGAATTACGACGAAACCGGTTTCCGCTACGCGCTCAACGAAGACGCCATGGCCACCGAAAAGCTGGCCGAAGGCATACGCGCCTTTGCGGCCGATGCGATCAAGCTTGAGCAGCTGATGGTGGCGGCATGAGTCAGTCCATGAAACGCCTTCGTTGTGATCAGACCCCGGCCTGGGCGGCGCTGCAGGCCAGCTTTGAAGCCGGCGGAAAATCCTTCGATCTGCGTGAGGCATTTGCCGGCGACGCGGAGCGGTTTTTCCGCTTCAGCCAGGAAGCGCCCTACGTTTTTGCCGATCTCTCCAAGAATCTTCTGGATGTGACCAGTGAGGCGCTGTTGCTGGACCTGGCCGTCCAGTGCCAGCTGGAGCAACACCGCGACGCCATGTTTGCCGGCGACAGGATCAACAGCACCGAGCAACGCGCGGTGATGCATTTCCTGTTGCGACAACCGGCTCTTCCCGCTTTGGAGCAGGCGCAGTCGGCCATAAAAAACACAGCGCATGAGCTGAGCCAGGTCCACGCCACGCTGGACGCCATGCTGGCTTACGCAGAAGAGGTGCGCGCCGATGAGGCCATTACCGATGTCGTCAACATCGGCATCGGTGGCTCGGACCTGGGGCCGCAAATGGCGGTGCTGGCGCTGGGCGAATTTGCCACCACGGGCAAACGCTTTCACTTTGTCTCCAACGTTGATGGCCAGGAACTGGCCGGCGTGCTGGCGCAGTGCCAGCCGCACAGCACGCTGTTCCTCGTCGCATCCAAGACCTTCACCACCAACGAAACCATGAGCAATGCGCATTCCGCAAAGCGCTGGTTTGAGGCGGGTGGTGGCCGCGACATCAACCGGCATTTCGCCGCGCTGACGACCAATGTCGTGGCGGCCAATGCATTTGGCATACGCAGCACCTTCGGGTTTTGGGACTGGGTGGGCGGCCGCTACTCGCTGTGGTCGGCCATTGGTTTGCCGGTTGCCATCGCCATTGGCGCTGTCGGCTTTCGCGAGTTGCTGGCCGGCGCGCACGCGATGGACGAGCACTTTCGCACCGCCGCGCTGGCCCGCAACCTGCCTGTGCGCCTTGGCCTGCTGGATGTCTGGTACCGCAATTTCCACGGCTTCGGCAGCCGCAGCATCGCCCCCTACAGCAGTGCCTTGCGGCGCCTGCCGGCGTACTTGCAGCAGCTGGAAATGGAGAGCAATGGCAAACGCGTGGATACGGACGGCCAGCCCCTGCCGTTTGCGACCGCGCCGGTGCTGTGGGGCGAGCCCGGCACCAATGGTCAGCACGCCTATTTCCAGATGCTGCACCAGGGCACTTCCGTGGTGCCGATCGAGTTCGTGGCCGTCAGGAAGGCGGCGCATGGCTTGCCCGGGCACCATGAACAATTGCTGGCCAATGTGCTGGCGCAGGCACAGGCGCTGATGCAGGGCAAAAACGACGAGGGTGGCCACAGGCATTTTCCCGGCAACCGGCCCAGTACCTTTTTACTGCTGGACCAGCTCACGCCCGCCAGCCTGGGCGCGCTGATCGCCCTGCAGGAGCACCGTGTGTTTGTGAGCGGCGCCCTCTGGGGCATCAACAGCTTCGACCAGTGGGGCGTTGAGCTCGGCAAGGTGCTGGCCAAAGACATTGAGCCGCGTTTGCGCAGCGGGGATACATCGGGGCTTGACGGCTCCACGGCCGGGCTGTTGCAGCGCCTGCGCTAGATGTAGTTTCCCAAGAGGTTGTTCACCCGAGGTGAAGGAAGATGGAGGTTCTGACATCTCCCAAACCCCTTCAGGACTCCCCGGATGAACATCCACAAGAATGCCTCAATGACGCCCAAAGGTCGAGCCCATTTGGTTCAAGAAATTGCCCGGATTGGTCTGAAGCCAGCGGCTGCAGCCGCTGGCTTGAGTCCCCGCACGGCCCGCAAGTGGCAGCAACGTTATGCTCAGGAAGGCCGCGCCGGACTGCTTGACCGCAGTTCCCGGCCTCTGGTTTGCCCGCAGCGCAGCTGCGCCAGCAAAATCGAGCGGGCCGTGCGCTTGCGCAGGACTCAGCGCCTGACCTATGAGCGCATTGCCGAGCGAGTGGGGCTGTCGCGAAGCGCTATTGCACGGGCCTGCAAGGCCGCCGGCGCAGCCAAGCTGCCCGCCTTTCAGAATGCGCCACCTGTGGTGCGCTATGAGCGCGCCAGCCCCGGTGAGTTACTGCACCTGGACACCAAGAAACTACACCGCTTTGACAAGCCGGGCCACCGCGTCACGGGTGACCGCACCCAGAACACGCCCCGGGCGGGCTCACAGGCGCTGCATGTGGCCATCGACGATCACTCCAGGGTGGGGTTTAGCCTGCTGCTGCCTGATGAGACGGCGCGCTGTGCCTGCGCTCACCTGCTGGCAGCGCTGCGCTACTACAAGGCCTTGGGGGTGCGCGTTGCGCAGGTGATGACCGATAACGGCTCGGCTTACAAATCAAAGCGCTTTGCCAAGCTGCTGCGCCGCCTGGGGATCAGGCACATCCGCACGCGCCCTTACACCCCACGCACCAACGGCAAAGCCGAACGATTCATCCAGACCTTGCTGCGCGAATGGGCCTACGCCTTCATCTACCCCGATTCAGATGCTCGGGCCCATGAACTGGAGCCCTGGATGCATCACTACAACTTTCGCAGGCCCCACTCAGCGACCTCCCACCGCCCTCCAGCTTCTCGCCTCGGATTTGATGGGAACAACGTCGTGAGAAACTACAGCTAGAGCGCCGGGCTTGCGCATATCATGGCGCGGGGAACTTGCCCCGGTATCAATCCTGTGAGGAGGACACGCACCATGAATTTCGGCCAAGCCATTTCCACCTGCCTTTCCAAGTACGCAGACTTTTCCGGTCGCGCATCCCGCCCCGAATTCTGGTGGTTCTTCCTGTTCCAGATTCTGGTGTCGGTTGCCGCCTCCATGGTGAGCGATCTGCTCAACGGCTTGATGGTGCTCGGCTTGCTGTTGCCGGCGCTGGCTGTGGGCACGCGCCGCCTGCACGATATTGGCAAAAGTGGGTGGTGGCAGCTCATCATGCTCACCGGCATCGGTTATTTCCTGCTGATTTACTGGTGGGTACAGCCTGCGTCCGACGACGCCGGTGTTTACGACGCCGCCTCAGTCTGAAGATTCAAGGTTCGTGAAAAAAGAGTTGCAGCGTGTAAGCGCTGCGGCCCTTCCTGCCTGCCTGCCTCGGGGGTATCAGCGGCTTGCAGGGCGCCGGCCGGCACGGGGTGTGCTTACATTCCCGCCGCCCCTGTACGCCGCGATGATGCGGTTAGCCCTAGTAGCCAACGCGACCGGATAGCGATTCAATCCAGTCCTTTTGCAACCCACTTTTGCAATTTTTTTATTGCAATCCTTTATTGCAATCCTTTTGTGCAGTCCTTGTGATCATGACGCTCAATTACTCTTTCTCATACTTCATGCAAAAACCAATCCGCTACAGCCTGACCGCCGCTGCCTGCCTTCTGGCCTTTTCGGCCCAGGCCCAGCTCATCAGCAATCTCTACTCTGTCGGCGACAGCCTGACCGATGCCGGCACCTATGCGCCGACCACGCAATTGTTCGTACCCGATTCCGGCCGCTTCACCACCAACCCTGGCCTGGTCTGGACGCAGTACCTGGGCCAGTCGCTGGGGCTTTCCAGCGAGGCGGCGATCGTCAATCAATTTGGCGCACCGACCCGGACGCCCAACGGCGGAACCAACTATGCGCAGGGCGGTTCGCGCGTCTTGCTGAGCCCTGGCGTGGGAGTCGGTGCCGGCGTCTGGTTTACGGCCGACCCGGTCAGCAGCCAGGTTGACCGCCTGCTGGCCGACACCGGCGGCCGCATTGACGGCAAAGCCCTGGTCACGGTCTGGGCGGGAGCCAACGACGTACTTACCCAATATGGCGCGGTGGGCTTGGGCTTGCCGGTGCCCTCGGCGCTGGGCAATGTCGGCACCTCGGCCGGCGACCTCAACGCCCAGATCATGCGCCTGCAGGCGGCGGGGGCCAAACTGATCCTCGTCAACACACTGCCGGATCTGGGTGTCACGCCATTCGGACTTTCTCAAGGGCCGGCGGGCGCCGGCTTGCTGACGGCGATGTCTGACACCTTCAACCAGCAACTGCTACAGGCCACCGCCGGGCGCAATGTGCTGGTGTTTGACACCAACAGGGTGCTCAACGATCTGCGGGCGCGGCCGGCTGCATACGGCTTTACCGCACTGAATGCGGCGACCCAGCCGGCCTGCCTGCCGTCCGGCAGCTCATCGCTCCTGTGCGTCAATCCCCCGGAGGCCGATACCTATGTGTTCGCCGATGGGGTGCATCCGACCTCGGCAACGCACAAGGTCTTTGCCCAGGTGACGCTGGCAAGCATGCGTGCCGCAGGCCAGAACAGCACGCTGGCGGTCGCGCCCCTGGTGGCCATCCGGCAGCATGCGCAAACGCTGGAAGGGCGCCTGACATCGGGTGCGCTGGTGGTCGAGCAGCCCGATGACAGCAAAATCGTGCTTCGTCCAAAGGGTCATCTTGAGATGTACACCGCGCTGGAGAGCGGCCGCTTTGGTGCTTCGACGCTGGGCGTGCGCATGGGCAACGAAGCCAAAACCACCGTGGTGCTGGTCGGCGGCGACATCACGCTGGCGCCCAATGCACTGGCCGGGCTGGTGCTGTCGCATGCGGAGGGCGATTTGTCATTCTCCGAAAACACCGGCGGCTTCAAGACCCGGCAGACCACCGTCGGTACCTATGCTACCGTGGCCCTGTCGCCCGAGTGGTACCTGAATGCGGCGCTGGCTTACGGCGACCTTGACTTTGACAACATTCACCGCGATGTGCGGCTGGGATCCACGCAGTTGCTGGTGTCCTCGACGGGACAAACCACCGGCAGCTATGCGTCAGCGCGCGTGGGCGGCGGCTACATCTTGAAGGCGGGCCGGTTCTTTGGCGGTCCCACGCTGTCGCTGACCGAAGAGCGCGTGAAGGTGAAGGCTTACACCGAAGCGCCCGGCCCGCTGGCCTTCAGCTTTGGCGATACCACATACAGGTCACGACGCGTGTCACTGGGTTTCAATGGCACTTACGACGTGGGGCGCATCAAACCCTTTGCCCGTGTGAGCCTGGAAAAAGACCTGAACCATGACCCCTTGCGCGTGACGATGGGCAGCTATGCGAGCAACGCCATCACCGTCGATGGCGACAGGCCGGATGGCTTGTTTGCGCTGGCAACGCTGGGCGTCAAGGGCCTGCTGGGCGGTGGCATGCAATGGAGCCTGCTGTACAGCACCACTGTGTCGCAAAACGACATCCGCGGCTGGTCGGTGGGCGCAGCCCTGCAAGTACCTTTTTAACCAGACCCCGAAGTTCTGCGCACGGACGCTGACCCGTCCTGCCATAGGTTGACACCTATGAAACACAAATAGCTGAGCCGTGAAGGCCAGCCAGAGACGCC
Coding sequences:
- the tal gene encoding transaldolase, which produces MNQLESLKQFTTVVADTGDFRQLGQFKPQDATTNPSLILKAVQKADYQPLLKETVARFKGRALDEVMDRLLVRFGCEILSIIPGRVSTEVDARLSFDANASYTRGERIVELYQAEGIHIDRVLIKVAATWEGIQAAERLERRGIHTNLTLLFSFCQAVACGQARVQLISPFVGRIYDWYKKSAGAAWDEAANAGANDPGVKSVRQIYNHYKHFGIATEVMGASFRNAGQITALAGCDLLTISPELLAQLAASEAPLARSLDAGAARSLDLPAVNYDETGFRYALNEDAMATEKLAEGIRAFAADAIKLEQLMVAA
- the pgi gene encoding glucose-6-phosphate isomerase, which encodes MKRLRCDQTPAWAALQASFEAGGKSFDLREAFAGDAERFFRFSQEAPYVFADLSKNLLDVTSEALLLDLAVQCQLEQHRDAMFAGDRINSTEQRAVMHFLLRQPALPALEQAQSAIKNTAHELSQVHATLDAMLAYAEEVRADEAITDVVNIGIGGSDLGPQMAVLALGEFATTGKRFHFVSNVDGQELAGVLAQCQPHSTLFLVASKTFTTNETMSNAHSAKRWFEAGGGRDINRHFAALTTNVVAANAFGIRSTFGFWDWVGGRYSLWSAIGLPVAIAIGAVGFRELLAGAHAMDEHFRTAALARNLPVRLGLLDVWYRNFHGFGSRSIAPYSSALRRLPAYLQQLEMESNGKRVDTDGQPLPFATAPVLWGEPGTNGQHAYFQMLHQGTSVVPIEFVAVRKAAHGLPGHHEQLLANVLAQAQALMQGKNDEGGHRHFPGNRPSTFLLLDQLTPASLGALIALQEHRVFVSGALWGINSFDQWGVELGKVLAKDIEPRLRSGDTSGLDGSTAGLLQRLR
- a CDS encoding IS481-like element ISPosp6 family transposase, producing the protein MNIHKNASMTPKGRAHLVQEIARIGLKPAAAAAGLSPRTARKWQQRYAQEGRAGLLDRSSRPLVCPQRSCASKIERAVRLRRTQRLTYERIAERVGLSRSAIARACKAAGAAKLPAFQNAPPVVRYERASPGELLHLDTKKLHRFDKPGHRVTGDRTQNTPRAGSQALHVAIDDHSRVGFSLLLPDETARCACAHLLAALRYYKALGVRVAQVMTDNGSAYKSKRFAKLLRRLGIRHIRTRPYTPRTNGKAERFIQTLLREWAYAFIYPDSDARAHELEPWMHHYNFRRPHSATSHRPPASRLGFDGNNVVRNYS
- a CDS encoding DUF805 domain-containing protein → MNFGQAISTCLSKYADFSGRASRPEFWWFFLFQILVSVAASMVSDLLNGLMVLGLLLPALAVGTRRLHDIGKSGWWQLIMLTGIGYFLLIYWWVQPASDDAGVYDAASV
- a CDS encoding autotransporter domain-containing protein is translated as MQKPIRYSLTAAACLLAFSAQAQLISNLYSVGDSLTDAGTYAPTTQLFVPDSGRFTTNPGLVWTQYLGQSLGLSSEAAIVNQFGAPTRTPNGGTNYAQGGSRVLLSPGVGVGAGVWFTADPVSSQVDRLLADTGGRIDGKALVTVWAGANDVLTQYGAVGLGLPVPSALGNVGTSAGDLNAQIMRLQAAGAKLILVNTLPDLGVTPFGLSQGPAGAGLLTAMSDTFNQQLLQATAGRNVLVFDTNRVLNDLRARPAAYGFTALNAATQPACLPSGSSSLLCVNPPEADTYVFADGVHPTSATHKVFAQVTLASMRAAGQNSTLAVAPLVAIRQHAQTLEGRLTSGALVVEQPDDSKIVLRPKGHLEMYTALESGRFGASTLGVRMGNEAKTTVVLVGGDITLAPNALAGLVLSHAEGDLSFSENTGGFKTRQTTVGTYATVALSPEWYLNAALAYGDLDFDNIHRDVRLGSTQLLVSSTGQTTGSYASARVGGGYILKAGRFFGGPTLSLTEERVKVKAYTEAPGPLAFSFGDTTYRSRRVSLGFNGTYDVGRIKPFARVSLEKDLNHDPLRVTMGSYASNAITVDGDRPDGLFALATLGVKGLLGGGMQWSLLYSTTVSQNDIRGWSVGAALQVPF